From the Exiguobacterium aurantiacum genome, one window contains:
- a CDS encoding CoA-binding protein — protein sequence MDDQRLKQWLTEAKTIAVVGVSANPNKTANQIADYLLLQGYTVIPVNPTLETWNGRKAYPTVESIPGRVDIVDVFRRNEYLAGVAEDAVRHGDVGLVFNQLGLTSPDAERIARDAGLDYIENRCIYVEHARLLG from the coding sequence ATGGACGATCAACGTTTGAAACAATGGCTCACCGAGGCGAAGACAATTGCTGTCGTCGGTGTGTCAGCGAACCCGAACAAAACCGCAAACCAAATCGCAGACTATCTGCTATTGCAAGGTTACACGGTCATCCCTGTCAATCCGACGCTCGAGACGTGGAACGGACGCAAAGCCTATCCGACGGTCGAGAGCATCCCGGGACGCGTCGACATCGTCGACGTCTTCCGACGCAATGAGTATTTGGCCGGCGTGGCCGAAGATGCCGTCCGACATGGGGATGTCGGTCTCGTCTTCAACCAGCTCGGGCTCACCAGCCCGGACGCCGAGCGGATCGCTCGCGATGCCGGACTCGACTACATCGAAAATCGATGCATCTATGTCGAGCACGCCCGCCTTCTCGGTTAA
- the parE gene encoding DNA topoisomerase IV subunit B, translated as MSTDLFNYNEDAIQVLEGLTAVRKRPGMYIGSTDHRGLHHLVYEIVDNAIDEALAGFGGQIDVTIHKDDAITVRDHGRGMPTGMHASGKPTPEVIFTVLHAGGKFGQGGYKTSGGLHGVGASVVNALSSKVLVTIYRDGKVFEQTFADGGIPQTTLLETGKSRQTGTSVYFKPDASIFSTTTYNYDTLAERLRESAFLLKGLTITLTDERSDKEETFHYEEGIAEFVQYLNDDKATLHPIVYFEGTENDIELELAFQFTDAYSENVLSFVNNVRTRDGGTHEVGAKTAMTRIVNEYARKNGLLKEKDKNLDGGDVREGLTLIVSVRIPEEFLQFEGQTKSKLGSPEARTSADGVMAKQLTIFLEENPQMATMLIKKAIRAAQAREAARKAREEARNGKKKKRSSILNGKLTPATSKNAAKNELFLVEGDSAGGSAKQGRDRTFQAILPLRGKVINSEKSKLQDIMKNEEINTIIHAIGAGVGHDFDLEDCNFDKIIIMTDADTDGAHIQVLLLTFFFRYMRPLVEAGKVFVALPPLYRISKGKGKSEQFEYAWDEEALEKLVKVYKKGYILQRYKGLGEMNADQLWETTMNPDTRTLIRVTVDDAAVADKRVSVLMGDNVAHRREWIEENVAFGLQEDDSIISNEHVTKAIEEVM; from the coding sequence ATGTCAACAGACTTATTTAATTACAATGAAGACGCCATCCAGGTGCTCGAAGGACTGACTGCCGTTCGGAAACGTCCGGGGATGTATATCGGTTCGACCGACCATCGCGGCTTACACCATCTCGTCTATGAGATCGTCGATAACGCGATCGATGAGGCGCTCGCCGGTTTCGGCGGCCAAATCGACGTGACCATCCATAAAGATGACGCCATCACGGTGCGCGACCATGGGCGCGGTATGCCGACCGGGATGCACGCCTCTGGGAAACCGACGCCAGAGGTCATCTTCACGGTCCTCCACGCCGGAGGTAAGTTCGGCCAAGGCGGCTATAAGACGTCAGGTGGACTCCACGGGGTCGGCGCCTCGGTCGTGAACGCACTCTCGAGCAAGGTGCTCGTCACGATTTATCGCGACGGCAAAGTGTTCGAGCAGACGTTTGCCGACGGCGGGATCCCGCAGACGACGCTCCTTGAGACCGGAAAGAGCCGTCAGACGGGGACGAGCGTCTACTTCAAACCGGACGCCTCGATCTTCTCAACGACGACATACAACTACGACACGCTCGCCGAACGGCTCCGTGAATCGGCTTTCCTTTTAAAAGGATTGACAATCACGCTGACAGACGAGCGTTCGGATAAAGAAGAGACGTTCCACTACGAGGAAGGGATCGCCGAGTTCGTCCAATATTTGAACGACGACAAGGCGACGCTTCATCCGATCGTCTACTTCGAAGGGACGGAGAACGATATCGAGCTCGAGCTCGCCTTCCAGTTCACGGACGCCTATTCCGAGAACGTCCTCTCGTTCGTCAACAACGTCCGGACTCGTGACGGCGGCACGCACGAGGTCGGCGCCAAGACGGCGATGACCCGCATCGTGAACGAGTACGCCCGTAAGAACGGATTGTTGAAAGAAAAAGACAAGAACCTTGACGGCGGTGACGTCCGCGAAGGCTTGACGCTCATCGTCTCGGTAAGGATCCCGGAAGAGTTCCTCCAATTCGAGGGGCAGACGAAATCGAAACTCGGTTCGCCTGAGGCCCGCACGAGTGCTGATGGCGTCATGGCCAAACAACTGACGATCTTCCTCGAGGAGAACCCGCAGATGGCGACGATGCTCATCAAGAAGGCGATCCGTGCCGCCCAAGCCCGCGAAGCCGCCCGGAAAGCCCGGGAAGAAGCGCGTAACGGCAAGAAGAAGAAACGTTCGAGCATCTTGAACGGGAAACTGACGCCGGCGACGTCGAAGAACGCCGCCAAGAACGAACTGTTCCTCGTCGAGGGTGACTCGGCCGGCGGTTCGGCCAAACAGGGCCGCGACCGGACATTCCAGGCCATCCTGCCGCTGCGCGGGAAGGTCATCAACTCGGAGAAGTCGAAACTCCAGGACATCATGAAGAACGAGGAAATCAACACGATCATCCACGCGATCGGGGCCGGGGTCGGCCACGACTTCGACCTTGAGGACTGCAATTTCGACAAAATCATCATCATGACCGATGCCGATACGGACGGGGCCCACATCCAAGTGCTCCTGTTGACGTTCTTCTTCCGTTATATGCGCCCGCTCGTCGAGGCCGGCAAAGTGTTCGTCGCCTTGCCGCCGCTCTATCGCATCTCGAAAGGGAAAGGCAAGTCGGAACAGTTCGAGTACGCCTGGGACGAAGAGGCGCTCGAGAAGCTCGTCAAAGTGTATAAGAAGGGCTATATCCTCCAGCGCTACAAAGGTCTCGGTGAGATGAACGCCGACCAGCTATGGGAGACGACGATGAACCCGGACACACGGACGCTCATCCGTGTCACGGTCGATGACGCTGCCGTCGCCGACAAGCGTGTCTCGGTGCTCATGGGAGACAATGTCGCCCATCGCCGCGAGTGGATCGAGGAGAACGTCGCCTTCGGCCTCCAGGAAGATGATTCGATCATCTCCAATGAACACGTGACTAAAGCGATTGAGGAAGTGATGTAA
- the parC gene encoding DNA topoisomerase IV subunit A → MSTIQHILNLSLEQVVGDRFGRYSKYIIQDRALPDARDGLKPVQRRILYAMHHEGNTNEKPYRKSAKTVGNVIGNYHPHGDISVYEAMVRLSQDWKLRYPLIDMHGNNGSMDGDSAAAMRYTEARLSKIAGVMLTSISKNTVDYTPNFDDSTEEPLVLPSLLPNLLMNGTTGISAGYATEIPPHNLTEVLNLAIARLKGEVETTNDAFRYMQGPDFPSGGIVMGKDGILKAFETGKGKVIIRAKSVIEPLKGGREQITITELPYEVNKANLVKKMEELRLDRKVEGVAEVRDETDRTGVRVVIELKKEADAEGVLHFFLKHTDLQLAYNYNMVAIVNRTPKQMGLLSIIDAYLKHVEEVVTRRTTFELDQAKKRAEIVDALEQAISVLDETLELIRSAKDKSEAKQKLMERFSFSDRQAEAVVMLQLYRLTNTDIVELQKEAKALQKEIARLANILNVDATKRKLISKELTALRDEFGDARRSVIESEVEELKLKTEVMIAVEETMVFVSRDGYVKRSSMRSYGASSDEMPEMKQKDRPVLVTQAMTTDHLLVWTNKGSYLLIPVHQIPESKWKDAGQHVANLVPIEGEQVVSADVVSTFDTDAHCLFVTREGMVKRTPLRDYDAQRKSKALMALKLKGDDEVVFAGISDGPGQLFLVSERGYGLWFKEDDVPVVGQRAAGVKAMNLKDGDMVADAFAFFTPPLFVLVTQRGAVKKMKLEAQFDCTNRNLRGTMLIREVKSKPHQIRRVLPVHDDETLHIIGKEKAKTVKTKQLTLLDRYANGSFVFDEETFGEIEDVYLD, encoded by the coding sequence ATGTCGACGATTCAACACATTTTAAACTTGTCGCTCGAACAGGTCGTCGGTGACCGCTTCGGGCGTTACTCGAAATATATCATCCAGGACCGGGCCCTCCCGGACGCGCGCGACGGGCTCAAACCCGTTCAGCGCCGCATCCTGTATGCGATGCACCACGAAGGCAACACGAACGAGAAACCGTACCGCAAATCGGCCAAGACGGTCGGGAACGTCATCGGTAACTATCACCCGCACGGTGACATTTCCGTCTATGAGGCGATGGTACGCCTATCGCAGGACTGGAAGTTGCGTTATCCGCTTATCGACATGCACGGGAACAACGGCTCGATGGACGGCGACTCGGCCGCCGCGATGCGGTATACCGAGGCCCGTCTGTCGAAGATTGCCGGCGTCATGCTGACGTCGATCTCGAAGAACACGGTCGACTATACGCCGAACTTCGACGATTCGACCGAAGAGCCGCTCGTCTTGCCGTCACTCCTCCCGAACTTGCTCATGAACGGGACGACGGGGATCTCCGCCGGTTATGCGACCGAGATTCCGCCGCATAACTTGACCGAGGTGCTCAATCTCGCCATCGCCCGCCTGAAAGGTGAGGTCGAGACGACAAATGACGCCTTCCGTTATATGCAAGGGCCTGACTTCCCGTCTGGCGGGATCGTCATGGGCAAAGACGGCATCTTGAAGGCGTTCGAGACCGGAAAAGGCAAGGTCATCATCCGTGCCAAATCGGTCATCGAGCCGCTCAAGGGCGGTCGTGAACAGATCACGATCACCGAGCTCCCGTATGAGGTGAACAAGGCGAACCTCGTCAAGAAGATGGAAGAGCTCCGTCTCGACCGCAAAGTCGAAGGCGTCGCCGAAGTCCGTGACGAGACCGACCGGACCGGTGTCCGTGTCGTTATCGAGTTGAAGAAGGAAGCCGATGCGGAAGGTGTGCTCCACTTCTTCTTGAAGCATACCGACCTGCAGCTCGCCTATAACTACAACATGGTCGCCATCGTCAACCGGACACCGAAACAGATGGGTCTCTTGTCGATTATCGACGCGTATTTGAAACACGTCGAAGAAGTCGTCACTCGACGCACGACGTTTGAGCTCGACCAGGCGAAGAAACGCGCCGAGATTGTCGATGCGCTCGAACAGGCTATCTCGGTCCTTGACGAGACACTCGAACTCATCCGTTCGGCGAAAGACAAATCTGAGGCGAAGCAGAAGCTAATGGAGCGGTTCTCGTTCTCGGACCGTCAAGCCGAAGCGGTCGTCATGCTCCAATTGTATCGTTTGACGAACACGGATATCGTCGAGCTCCAGAAAGAGGCGAAGGCGCTCCAAAAAGAAATTGCCCGCCTTGCCAACATCTTGAACGTCGATGCGACGAAACGGAAGCTCATCTCGAAAGAGTTGACCGCGCTCCGTGACGAGTTCGGCGACGCACGGCGCTCGGTCATCGAGTCCGAGGTCGAAGAGTTGAAACTGAAGACCGAGGTCATGATCGCCGTCGAGGAGACGATGGTGTTCGTCAGCCGCGATGGCTACGTCAAACGTTCGTCGATGCGCTCATATGGCGCCTCGAGCGACGAGATGCCGGAGATGAAGCAGAAAGACCGTCCCGTCCTCGTCACCCAGGCGATGACGACGGACCATCTGCTCGTCTGGACGAACAAGGGTAGTTACTTGCTCATCCCGGTCCATCAGATCCCGGAGTCGAAATGGAAGGACGCCGGACAGCATGTCGCCAACCTCGTTCCGATCGAAGGCGAACAAGTCGTCTCGGCCGATGTCGTCTCGACGTTCGACACCGACGCGCACTGTCTGTTCGTCACGCGTGAAGGGATGGTCAAACGGACCCCGCTCCGTGACTATGACGCCCAACGCAAGTCGAAGGCGCTCATGGCGCTCAAACTGAAAGGCGACGACGAGGTCGTCTTTGCCGGTATCAGTGACGGTCCGGGCCAACTGTTCCTCGTCTCTGAGCGTGGCTATGGCCTCTGGTTCAAAGAAGATGACGTGCCGGTCGTCGGTCAGCGTGCCGCCGGTGTCAAAGCGATGAACTTGAAGGATGGGGACATGGTCGCCGATGCCTTCGCCTTCTTCACACCGCCGCTGTTCGTCCTCGTGACGCAGCGTGGAGCAGTCAAGAAGATGAAGCTCGAGGCTCAGTTCGACTGCACGAACCGCAACTTGCGCGGCACGATGCTCATCCGTGAGGTCAAATCGAAACCGCACCAGATTCGTCGTGTGCTCCCGGTACATGACGATGAAACGCTCCACATCATCGGGAAAGAGAAAGCGAAGACGGTCAAGACGAAGCAGTTGACGCTCTTGGACCGTTACGCCAACGGCTCATTCGTGTTTGATGAAGAGACGTTCGGAGAAATTGAGGACGTGTATCTCGATTAA